One genomic segment of Sanyastnella coralliicola includes these proteins:
- a CDS encoding peptide-methionine (S)-S-oxide reductase — MKIGFGGGCHWCTEAVFQHLKGVTEVEQGWIASHAPQDEYSEAVIVHFDPAIIPLNVLAEIHLRTHQSGVNHSMRHKYRSALYFFDEGDQGALLNAIAETDLGFEPVTQVLPFVSFKASREEIQNYYAKNPSKPFCERYIDPKLELLRSAYTKHFKPVDFVVDEPDSTVR; from the coding sequence ATGAAAATCGGCTTTGGCGGAGGTTGCCATTGGTGCACAGAAGCGGTATTCCAACATTTGAAAGGAGTGACAGAAGTTGAGCAAGGATGGATTGCATCTCATGCTCCACAAGATGAATACTCCGAAGCCGTGATTGTGCACTTTGACCCTGCGATCATTCCGCTCAACGTGCTGGCAGAAATTCATCTTCGCACCCATCAGTCTGGGGTTAACCACAGCATGCGTCATAAGTATCGAAGTGCATTATACTTCTTTGATGAAGGCGATCAAGGGGCTCTTTTAAACGCTATCGCGGAAACGGACTTAGGTTTCGAGCCGGTAACTCAGGTATTGCCTTTCGTTTCATTCAAGGCTAGTCGTGAAGAGATTCAGAATTACTATGCCAAGAATCCTTCGAAGCCTTTCTGTGAGCGTTACATTGACCCGAAGCTAGAACTGCTTCGTTCGGCTTACACCAAGCACTTTAAGCCTGTTGACTTCGTGGTTGACGAACCCGATAGTACAGTCCGATAG